A stretch of the Snodgrassella alvi genome encodes the following:
- the aceE gene encoding pyruvate dehydrogenase (acetyl-transferring), homodimeric type: MTQSHMKEDIAMSADFHDQDIDPIETQEWLDSLSSVLKEEGPERAHYLMESLVRYIRRRGIYMPFSATTAYLNTIPVGKEKKSPGNHELEHRIRSLVRWNAAALVLNASKKNLELGGHIASFQSCATLYDVGFNHFWHGKTENQEGDLVFFQGHSAPGFYARAFVEGRLTEEQMQNFRQEVHGHGLSSYPHPWLMPDFWQFPTVSMGLGPIQGIYQARLLKYLESRGLAKTQGRKVWVFCGDGEMDEPESQGAIALAARDGLDNLIFVVNCNLQRLDGPVRGNGKIIQELEGNFRGAGWNVLKVIWGSRWDALLAQDKDNLLKQRMEECVDGDYQMYKSQNGAYVREHFFNTPELKAMVANMSDDEIWSLNRGGHDPHKVYAAYYEAVNNPDGRPTVILAKTIKGYGMGASGEAQNTAHQAKKMDMKSLKQFRDRFEIPVTDEEMEHTLPFFRLPEDSEEMQYMKERRAQLGGFLPYRHPDSEKLPIPPLSEFAAQLQDSGDREFSTTMAFVRILSTLLKDKNIGKRVVPIVPDESRTFGMEGLFRQYAIWNPKGQIYTPQDHDQLMFYKESKNGQIFQEGINEPGAMSSWIAAATSYSNNDYPLIPFYIYYSMFGFQRIGDLAWAAGDQRARGFMLGGTAGRTTLNGEGLQHQDGHSHIQAELIPNCISYDPSFSYEVAVIIQHGMQRMYVDREDVFYYITLMNQNYKHPAMPQREGIEQQILNGMYLLQEAKGGKLKVQLMGSGVILQEVIAAAELLKQDFDVEANVWSVTSFNELYRDGINIERYNRLHPTDTQKVPYVTQLLSGHEGPVVASTDYVRHFADRIRAYVPQDVFTVLGTDGFGRSDSRDNLREFFEINRYHVAVAALNGLADEGKISKQVVQDAINKYGIKADVEPSWTR, from the coding sequence ATGACTCAATCCCATATGAAAGAGGATATTGCTATGTCTGCTGACTTCCATGATCAAGATATCGATCCGATTGAAACCCAGGAATGGTTGGATTCGCTCAGTTCAGTATTAAAAGAAGAGGGGCCTGAGCGCGCACATTATTTAATGGAAAGCTTAGTGCGCTATATACGCCGCCGTGGCATCTACATGCCATTTTCAGCCACCACCGCCTATCTCAACACTATTCCTGTTGGTAAAGAAAAAAAATCACCGGGTAATCATGAATTAGAACATCGTATTCGATCATTGGTACGCTGGAATGCAGCGGCACTGGTATTGAACGCTAGCAAAAAAAATCTCGAATTGGGCGGCCACATAGCCAGCTTCCAATCCTGTGCTACTTTGTATGATGTCGGTTTTAATCATTTTTGGCATGGTAAAACAGAAAATCAAGAAGGCGACCTTGTATTTTTCCAGGGACACAGTGCTCCCGGTTTCTACGCCAGAGCTTTTGTAGAAGGTCGGTTAACTGAAGAGCAGATGCAAAATTTCCGGCAGGAAGTTCATGGCCACGGCCTATCTTCTTACCCACATCCTTGGCTGATGCCTGATTTCTGGCAGTTTCCAACCGTATCTATGGGACTTGGTCCAATACAGGGTATCTATCAAGCTCGCCTGCTGAAATATCTCGAATCCCGTGGTCTGGCCAAAACACAGGGTCGTAAAGTGTGGGTATTCTGTGGCGACGGCGAAATGGATGAGCCTGAAAGTCAGGGTGCGATTGCACTGGCAGCCCGTGATGGTCTGGATAATTTGATTTTCGTAGTGAATTGTAATTTACAGCGTCTGGATGGTCCGGTACGTGGTAACGGTAAAATTATTCAGGAATTGGAAGGCAACTTCCGCGGTGCTGGCTGGAACGTATTGAAAGTAATCTGGGGCAGCCGCTGGGATGCACTGCTGGCTCAGGACAAAGACAATCTGCTGAAACAACGCATGGAAGAATGTGTAGACGGCGATTATCAGATGTATAAATCTCAGAATGGTGCCTATGTAAGGGAGCATTTTTTCAATACGCCTGAGCTGAAAGCCATGGTGGCCAACATGTCAGACGATGAAATTTGGTCTCTGAATCGTGGCGGCCATGACCCGCATAAAGTTTATGCAGCTTACTACGAAGCCGTGAACAATCCAGATGGACGTCCGACCGTGATTCTGGCTAAAACCATTAAAGGCTATGGCATGGGTGCTTCTGGCGAAGCGCAAAATACAGCCCATCAGGCCAAGAAAATGGACATGAAATCGCTGAAACAGTTCCGTGACCGATTCGAAATTCCGGTTACCGATGAAGAGATGGAACACACTCTGCCATTCTTCCGCTTACCGGAAGACAGCGAAGAAATGCAATATATGAAAGAGCGCCGTGCTCAGCTCGGTGGCTTCTTACCATATCGTCACCCCGATTCTGAAAAGCTGCCAATTCCGCCACTGAGCGAATTTGCCGCACAACTACAAGATAGTGGCGACCGAGAATTTTCTACGACTATGGCGTTTGTGCGTATCTTGAGCACATTGTTGAAAGACAAAAACATTGGTAAACGCGTAGTGCCGATCGTGCCGGATGAAAGCCGTACTTTTGGTATGGAAGGTTTGTTCCGTCAGTATGCTATCTGGAATCCCAAAGGACAGATTTATACTCCGCAGGATCATGACCAGCTCATGTTCTATAAAGAATCTAAAAACGGTCAGATTTTTCAAGAAGGTATTAACGAACCAGGCGCCATGAGTTCATGGATAGCAGCTGCTACTAGCTATTCAAACAACGATTATCCACTGATTCCATTCTATATCTATTACTCAATGTTCGGTTTTCAGCGAATTGGTGATCTGGCGTGGGCTGCTGGGGATCAACGAGCCCGTGGCTTTATGCTGGGTGGTACCGCCGGCCGTACTACTCTAAACGGTGAAGGTTTGCAGCATCAGGATGGCCACAGTCATATTCAAGCAGAACTGATACCAAACTGCATCTCATATGATCCTTCATTCTCTTATGAAGTAGCTGTAATTATTCAGCATGGTATGCAGCGCATGTATGTAGACCGTGAAGATGTTTTCTATTACATCACTCTGATGAACCAGAACTACAAACATCCGGCCATGCCACAGCGTGAAGGTATAGAACAGCAGATTCTGAACGGTATGTATTTGTTGCAGGAAGCTAAAGGCGGCAAACTAAAAGTGCAGCTGATGGGTTCCGGCGTAATTTTGCAAGAGGTGATAGCTGCAGCAGAATTACTGAAACAGGACTTTGACGTAGAAGCTAATGTTTGGAGCGTGACTTCGTTTAATGAACTATACCGTGATGGTATCAATATCGAACGTTACAACCGTCTGCATCCAACAGATACACAGAAAGTACCTTACGTTACTCAACTGCTGTCTGGCCATGAAGGACCGGTGGTGGCCTCTACTGATTATGTACGTCACTTTGCCGACCGTATCCGCGCTTACGTCCCACAAGACGTATTTACTGTGTTGGGTACAGATGGCTTCGGCCGCAGTGATTCTCGTGACAATTTGCGTGAGTTCTTTGAAATCAACCGTTACCACGTAGCGGTGGCTGCTCTGAATGGCTTAGCTGATGAAGGTAAAATCAGCAAACAGGTTGTTCAGGATGCCATCAACAAATATGGTATCAAGGCTGATGTAGAACCGAGCTGGACACGCTAA